A window from Mycobacterium saskatchewanense encodes these proteins:
- the mutT1 gene encoding 8-oxo-(d)GTP phosphatase MutT1 — protein MPNQDSSASRRSGSRIVYAAGAVLWRPTVSANPGLEIAVIHRPRYDDWSLPKGKVDPGETAPVAAVREVLEETGHQATLGRRLDMVSYPIDQGVKKVYYWAARSNGGEFHPGKEVDELIWLPADEAMRRLDYPQDRKMLGHFAKHPADTKTVLVVRHGTAGSKSRFSGDDTKRPLDKRGRAQAEALVPQLLSFGASEVYAADRLRCHQTVQPLAEELGVAIHNEPTLTEEAYAKSPKRGRQRVLQIAERGGTPVICTQGKVIPDLIEWWCGRDGVQPDKSRNNKGSTWVLSLAAGRLLAADHIGGALAANVRA, from the coding sequence GTGCCAAACCAGGACTCGTCCGCCTCTCGGCGCTCGGGTAGCCGAATCGTGTACGCCGCCGGGGCCGTCCTGTGGCGGCCCACCGTCTCGGCAAACCCTGGCCTGGAGATCGCCGTGATCCACCGTCCCCGCTACGACGACTGGTCGCTGCCCAAGGGGAAGGTGGATCCCGGCGAGACGGCACCCGTGGCCGCGGTGCGGGAGGTGTTGGAGGAGACCGGTCACCAAGCCACATTGGGCAGGCGACTCGACATGGTGAGCTATCCGATCGACCAGGGCGTCAAAAAGGTCTACTACTGGGCGGCGCGCAGCAACGGCGGTGAATTCCATCCCGGCAAAGAGGTGGACGAGCTGATCTGGCTGCCGGCCGACGAAGCGATGCGGCGACTTGATTACCCGCAAGACCGAAAAATGCTCGGCCACTTCGCCAAACATCCCGCCGATACGAAAACCGTGCTGGTGGTCCGGCACGGTACCGCCGGAAGCAAGTCACGCTTCTCCGGCGACGACACCAAGAGACCCCTCGACAAACGCGGACGCGCCCAGGCCGAGGCCCTCGTTCCGCAGCTGCTGTCCTTCGGCGCCTCCGAGGTGTACGCGGCCGACCGGCTCCGTTGCCACCAGACGGTGCAGCCGCTGGCCGAGGAGTTGGGCGTGGCGATCCACAACGAGCCCACCCTGACCGAAGAGGCCTATGCCAAGAGCCCGAAGCGGGGTCGTCAGCGTGTGCTGCAGATCGCGGAGCGCGGTGGCACGCCGGTGATCTGTACGCAGGGCAAGGTGATTCCGGACCTGATCGAGTGGTGGTGCGGCCGCGACGGAGTGCAACCGGACAAATCCCGCAACAACAAGGGCAGCACGTGGGTGCTGTCGCTGGCCGCGGGCCGGCTGCTGGCGGCCGACCACATCGGCGGCGCGCTCGCCGCCAACGTGCGGGCCTAG
- a CDS encoding HU family DNA-binding protein, whose protein sequence is MNKAELIDVLTQKLGSDRRQATAAVENVVDTIVRAVHKGDSVTITGFGVFEQRRRAARVARNPRTGETVKVKPTSVPAFRPGAQFKAVVAGAQRLPAEGPAVKRGVGAGAAKKVAKKAPAKKAASKAPAKKAATKAPAKKVATKAPAKKVAPAKKAVTKAPAKKAVTKAPAKKAAPAKKAATKAPAKKAATKAPAKKAPAKKTTTARRGRR, encoded by the coding sequence ATGAACAAAGCAGAGCTCATTGACGTGCTCACACAGAAATTGGGCTCGGACCGTCGGCAGGCGACCGCTGCCGTCGAAAATGTCGTCGACACCATTGTGCGCGCGGTGCACAAGGGTGACAGCGTCACCATTACCGGGTTCGGTGTGTTCGAGCAGCGGCGGCGCGCGGCGCGCGTGGCCCGCAACCCGCGCACCGGTGAGACGGTGAAGGTGAAGCCGACATCCGTCCCGGCGTTTCGTCCGGGTGCCCAATTCAAGGCGGTTGTGGCTGGCGCACAGCGCCTCCCGGCGGAAGGACCTGCAGTGAAACGTGGTGTTGGAGCAGGTGCGGCGAAGAAGGTGGCCAAGAAGGCCCCCGCCAAGAAGGCCGCGAGCAAGGCGCCGGCCAAGAAGGCCGCGACCAAGGCTCCGGCCAAGAAGGTCGCGACGAAGGCTCCGGCCAAGAAGGTCGCGCCCGCCAAGAAGGCCGTGACCAAGGCTCCGGCCAAGAAGGCCGTCACCAAGGCTCCGGCCAAGAAGGCCGCGCCCGCCAAGAAGGCCGCGACCAAGGCTCCGGCCAAGAAGGCCGCGACCAAGGCTCCGGCCAAGAAGGCTCCGGCCAAGAAAACGACGACCGCCCGTCGCGGCCGCCGCTAG
- a CDS encoding RNA degradosome polyphosphate kinase, whose product MRNDRSVTDIEAEARPDENIWHPGDSTLTAPPAATPAAITDQLPEERYLNRELSWLDFNARVLALAADNSLPLLERAKFLAIFASNLDEFYMVRVAGLKRRDEMGLSVRSADGLTPREQLALIGEQTQRIATRHARVFLDAVRPALAEEGIHIVTWADLDHAEQDELSTYFTEQVFPVLTPLAVDPAHPFPFVSGLSLNLAVMVRQPEDGGQHFARVKVPNNVDRFVELESRRVADDGEGPAVVRYLPMEELIAAFLPVLFPGMEIVEHHAFRITRNADYEVEEDRDEDLLQALERELARRRFGSPVRLEIADDMTESMLELLLRELDVNPGDVIEVPGLLDLSSLWQIYGIDRPALKDVAWVPDTHPAFADRETPRSIFATLREGDVLLHHPYDSFSTSVQRFIELAAADPNVLAIKQTLYRTSGDSPIVRALIAAAEAGKQVVAMVEIKARFDEQANIRWARTLEQAGVHVVYGYVGLKTHCKTCLVVRREGSTIRRYCHIGTGNYNGKTARLYEDVGLLTASPEIGADLTDLFNSLTGYSRKVSYRNLLVAPHSIRTGIIERVEREVAAHRENGGGRIRMKMNALVDEQVIDALYRASQAGVRVEVVVRGICALRPGAEGYSENISVRSILGRFLEHSRIMHFNCLNEFWIGSADMMHRNLDRRVEALVQVKDPRLTAYLNDLFESALDPATRCWELRADGQWTASPQDGQTVRDHQVSLMERHRS is encoded by the coding sequence ATACGCAATGATCGCAGTGTGACCGACATCGAAGCCGAGGCGAGGCCCGACGAGAACATCTGGCATCCAGGCGACTCCACCTTGACTGCGCCGCCCGCGGCCACACCCGCGGCGATCACGGACCAGCTACCGGAGGAGCGATACCTCAACCGGGAATTGAGCTGGCTGGACTTCAACGCGCGCGTTCTGGCGTTGGCGGCCGACAACTCACTGCCCCTGCTGGAGCGCGCCAAATTCCTGGCGATCTTCGCGTCGAACCTCGACGAGTTCTACATGGTTCGGGTCGCCGGCCTCAAGCGCCGCGACGAGATGGGGTTGTCGGTCCGGTCGGCCGACGGCCTGACGCCGCGCGAGCAACTGGCGCTCATCGGCGAGCAGACGCAGCGGATCGCGACCCGGCACGCCCGGGTCTTCCTCGACGCGGTGCGCCCCGCGCTCGCCGAGGAGGGCATCCACATCGTCACGTGGGCCGATCTGGACCACGCCGAACAAGACGAGCTGTCCACCTATTTCACGGAGCAGGTCTTCCCGGTCCTGACGCCGCTGGCCGTCGACCCGGCCCACCCGTTCCCGTTCGTGAGCGGGTTGAGCCTGAACCTGGCGGTCATGGTCCGCCAACCGGAAGACGGCGGCCAGCATTTCGCCCGAGTCAAGGTGCCCAACAACGTCGATCGCTTCGTCGAACTCGAGTCTCGTCGTGTCGCGGACGACGGTGAAGGGCCTGCCGTTGTCCGCTACCTGCCGATGGAGGAGCTGATCGCGGCGTTTCTGCCGGTGCTTTTCCCGGGCATGGAGATTGTCGAGCATCACGCGTTCCGCATCACCCGCAACGCCGACTACGAGGTTGAAGAGGACCGCGACGAAGACCTGCTGCAGGCGCTGGAACGGGAGTTGGCGCGCAGGAGATTCGGGTCGCCCGTGCGTCTCGAGATCGCCGACGACATGACCGAGAGCATGTTGGAACTTCTGCTACGCGAGCTCGACGTGAATCCCGGCGACGTCATCGAAGTGCCGGGGCTTCTCGACCTGTCGTCGCTGTGGCAGATCTATGGCATCGACCGGCCGGCCCTCAAAGACGTGGCCTGGGTCCCCGACACGCATCCCGCCTTCGCCGACCGCGAAACGCCGAGGAGCATCTTCGCGACGCTGCGGGAAGGCGATGTGCTGCTTCACCATCCATACGACTCGTTCTCGACCAGCGTGCAGCGATTCATCGAGCTTGCCGCCGCCGACCCCAACGTGCTGGCGATCAAACAGACGCTGTACCGCACATCCGGCGATTCCCCGATCGTCCGAGCGCTCATCGCCGCCGCGGAAGCCGGCAAGCAGGTGGTGGCAATGGTCGAGATCAAGGCCCGTTTCGACGAACAAGCCAACATCCGTTGGGCGCGCACACTGGAACAAGCGGGCGTGCATGTGGTCTACGGGTACGTCGGGCTCAAGACGCACTGCAAGACCTGCTTGGTGGTGCGTCGCGAGGGGTCGACGATCCGTCGCTACTGCCACATCGGCACGGGCAACTACAACGGCAAGACGGCGCGGCTGTACGAGGACGTCGGGCTGCTGACGGCGTCCCCCGAGATCGGCGCCGATCTGACCGACCTGTTCAATTCGCTCACCGGCTACTCGCGCAAGGTTTCCTACCGCAATCTCCTGGTTGCCCCGCACAGCATCCGCACCGGCATCATCGAACGCGTCGAGCGCGAGGTCGCCGCGCACCGCGAAAACGGCGGCGGCCGAATCCGCATGAAGATGAACGCCCTCGTCGACGAGCAGGTCATCGACGCGCTGTACCGCGCATCGCAGGCGGGCGTGCGGGTCGAGGTCGTGGTGCGCGGCATCTGCGCCCTGCGCCCGGGCGCCGAGGGCTATTCGGAGAACATCTCCGTGCGCTCGATTCTCGGCCGGTTCCTCGAACACTCGCGGATCATGCATTTCAATTGCCTCAACGAATTCTGGATCGGCAGCGCGGACATGATGCACCGCAATCTCGATCGGCGCGTCGAGGCGCTGGTCCAGGTGAAGGATCCCAGGCTCACCGCGTACCTAAATGACCTGTTCGAGTCCGCGCTGGACCCGGCCACCCGATGCTGGGAACTCAGGGCGGACGGGCAGTGGACCGCGTCGCCGCAGGACGGACAGACCGTGCGCGACCACCAAGTATCGTTGATGGAGCGGCACCGCAGTTAG
- the rpmB gene encoding 50S ribosomal protein L28 — translation MAAVCDICGKGPGFGKSVSHSHRRTSRRWDPNVQTVHAATRPGGNKQRLNVCTSCIKAGKVVRG, via the coding sequence ATGGCCGCTGTGTGCGACATCTGCGGGAAAGGCCCCGGCTTCGGTAAGTCGGTGTCCCACTCCCACCGCCGCACCAGCCGGCGCTGGGACCCGAACGTGCAGACCGTGCACGCCGCGACCCGTCCCGGCGGCAACAAGCAGCGCCTCAACGTCTGCACCTCCTGCATCAAGGCCGGCAAGGTCGTCCGCGGCTGA
- a CDS encoding uracil-DNA glycosylase produces the protein MTARPLSELVERGWATALEPVAGQVARMGEFLRTEIAAGHRYLPAGPNVLRAFTFPFDDVRVLIVGQDPYPTPGHAVGLSFSVAPEVRPLPRSLANIFDEYTTDLGHPQPSCGDLSPWAQRGVMLLNRVLTVRPSNPASHRGKGWEAVTECAIRALVARSQPLVAILWGRDASTLKPVLAEGNCVAIESPHPSPLSASRGFFGSRPFSRANKLLAEMGADPIDWRLP, from the coding sequence GTGACCGCGCGCCCGCTGAGCGAGCTCGTCGAGCGGGGGTGGGCGACCGCGCTCGAACCGGTTGCCGGCCAGGTGGCCCGGATGGGGGAATTCCTGCGGACCGAAATAGCCGCGGGCCACCGGTATCTCCCGGCGGGACCGAACGTGTTGCGCGCCTTCACTTTCCCATTCGACGACGTCCGTGTCCTGATCGTCGGGCAGGACCCTTACCCGACGCCGGGCCACGCCGTCGGGCTGAGTTTCTCCGTGGCGCCGGAAGTGCGGCCGCTTCCGCGCAGCCTGGCCAACATCTTCGACGAATACACCACCGACCTGGGTCATCCGCAGCCCTCGTGCGGCGACCTGAGCCCGTGGGCGCAGCGCGGCGTGATGCTGTTGAACAGGGTGCTGACGGTCCGTCCCAGCAATCCCGCGTCGCACCGCGGCAAGGGGTGGGAAGCGGTCACCGAATGCGCCATCCGCGCGCTGGTCGCACGGTCTCAACCGCTGGTGGCGATCCTGTGGGGCCGTGATGCGTCCACCCTTAAACCCGTTCTCGCCGAGGGTAATTGCGTGGCGATCGAATCGCCGCATCCCTCTCCGCTGTCGGCGTCTCGGGGCTTCTTCGGCTCGCGCCCTTTCAGCCGGGCCAACAAGTTGCTGGCCGAGATGGGCGCCGACCCTATCGATTGGCGGCTGCCCTGA
- a CDS encoding alcohol dehydrogenase catalytic domain-containing protein, with the protein MTALRAHHRGGPRELVVEPAPVPVPAPGEVLVAVHAAAITFDELTWEETWTRDGASRTPVIPSHEVSGVVHQIGTGVTDFAPGDEVYGLIPFDRDGAAAAASAPRPAGRADEYGVTATFFIVPPDRDQLTRLAALVDDGRLRVQIAATFPLGEGREAFESGQRPGRRPGKTVIVLE; encoded by the coding sequence ATGACGGCGCTGCGGGCGCATCATCGGGGCGGGCCGCGGGAACTGGTCGTCGAGCCGGCGCCCGTGCCGGTTCCCGCGCCGGGTGAAGTGCTGGTCGCCGTGCACGCCGCCGCGATCACCTTCGACGAGCTGACATGGGAGGAGACGTGGACCCGCGACGGGGCGAGCCGGACGCCCGTCATCCCGTCGCACGAGGTGTCCGGCGTGGTACATCAAATCGGCACGGGAGTAACGGATTTCGCACCCGGAGACGAGGTGTACGGGCTGATTCCGTTCGACCGAGACGGCGCCGCGGCCGCGGCTTCGGCGCCCCGACCGGCCGGCCGGGCCGACGAATACGGTGTCACAGCCACGTTTTTCATCGTCCCCCCCGATCGCGATCAGCTGACCCGGCTCGCGGCGCTGGTCGACGACGGACGGCTGCGCGTGCAGATCGCGGCGACCTTCCCCCTTGGCGAGGGCCGGGAGGCCTTCGAAAGCGGCCAGCGTCCGGGCCGGCGCCCCGGGAAGACGGTCATCGTCCTGGAATGA
- a CDS encoding nitroreductase — MYDLDDTIRRRHSTRMFLPDPVPHHLVEESLELATRAPSNSNVRPWHVVFVSGAARDRLVAAMLEQARSEPPKVPQLPAEFAHLRRDLGAHVYGAMGIARDDAEARRVAVLRNWEFFRAPLGGVVSTHRDFGLVDSLGVGMFLQTLVLALTARGLGACVQVSIAGYPGIVREQLGIPEETTILCGLAVGYSDPDFPGNSLRVGRERVDRHAVFLDE, encoded by the coding sequence ATGTACGACCTCGACGACACCATCCGGCGGCGGCACTCGACGCGAATGTTCCTGCCCGACCCCGTGCCGCATCACCTGGTCGAGGAGTCGCTCGAGTTGGCCACGCGCGCGCCGTCGAACTCCAACGTGCGGCCGTGGCATGTCGTGTTCGTCTCCGGCGCTGCCCGCGACCGGCTCGTCGCCGCCATGTTGGAGCAGGCCCGCTCGGAACCACCCAAGGTGCCGCAGCTGCCCGCCGAATTCGCCCACCTGCGCCGCGATCTTGGCGCGCACGTGTACGGCGCGATGGGCATCGCCCGCGACGACGCCGAGGCGAGGCGCGTCGCGGTGCTGCGCAACTGGGAGTTCTTCCGCGCCCCGCTGGGCGGTGTGGTGTCGACGCACCGCGACTTCGGCCTGGTGGACAGCTTGGGCGTCGGGATGTTCCTGCAGACACTGGTGCTGGCGCTGACCGCGCGCGGCTTGGGTGCCTGTGTCCAGGTCTCGATCGCCGGATACCCGGGAATCGTGCGGGAGCAGCTGGGCATCCCGGAGGAAACGACAATCCTGTGCGGCTTGGCCGTCGGCTACTCAGACCCGGATTTCCCGGGCAATTCGTTGCGGGTCGGACGCGAACGCGTCGACCGGCACGCGGTCTTTCTCGACGAGTGA
- a CDS encoding NAD(P)H-dependent glycerol-3-phosphate dehydrogenase — translation MAGTSGAVAVMGAGAWGTALAKVLVDAGGPETAVKLWARRPDIADEINSTRYNPDYLPGTLLPAGIRATSDPGEALSGATTVLLGVPAQTLRANLERWVSALTEGATLVSLAKGIELETLMRMSQVIVSVTDVEPDHVAVISGPNLASEIAGGQPAATVIACNDSGRAVALQRMLNSGYFRPYTNSDLIGTEIGGACKNVIALACGMAAGVGLGENTAAAIITRGLAEIMRLGIALGAKAATLAGLAGVGDLVATCTSPYSRNRSFGECLGRGGTMESAMQARDGHVVEGVTSCESVLALALSYDVEMPLTDAVHRVCHKGLSVDEAMALLLGRRTKPE, via the coding sequence ATGGCCGGCACATCGGGCGCCGTTGCGGTCATGGGCGCCGGTGCCTGGGGCACCGCGCTGGCCAAGGTGCTCGTTGATGCCGGCGGGCCGGAGACGGCGGTCAAGTTGTGGGCCCGCAGGCCCGATATCGCCGACGAGATCAACTCCACCCGGTACAACCCCGACTACCTGCCCGGCACGTTGTTGCCGGCCGGCATCCGCGCCACGTCGGACCCGGGCGAGGCGCTCAGCGGCGCGACGACCGTGCTGCTCGGCGTTCCCGCCCAGACGCTGCGGGCGAATCTCGAGCGCTGGGTTTCCGCACTGACCGAGGGCGCGACGCTGGTCAGCCTCGCCAAGGGCATCGAGCTGGAAACGCTCATGCGGATGAGCCAGGTCATCGTCTCGGTGACCGACGTGGAGCCCGACCACGTCGCGGTGATCTCGGGCCCGAACCTGGCCAGCGAAATCGCCGGAGGCCAACCGGCGGCCACGGTCATCGCGTGCAACGACTCCGGGCGCGCCGTTGCCCTGCAGCGCATGCTCAACAGCGGTTACTTCCGCCCGTACACCAACAGCGACTTGATCGGCACCGAGATCGGCGGGGCGTGCAAGAACGTCATCGCCCTGGCGTGCGGGATGGCGGCAGGCGTCGGGCTCGGCGAGAACACCGCGGCGGCGATCATCACCCGCGGTCTCGCGGAGATCATGCGGCTGGGAATCGCACTCGGGGCCAAGGCCGCGACGCTGGCCGGGCTGGCCGGAGTCGGTGACCTGGTCGCCACCTGCACGTCGCCGTATTCGCGCAACCGGTCATTCGGCGAATGCCTCGGGCGCGGCGGGACGATGGAGTCGGCGATGCAGGCGCGCGACGGGCACGTCGTCGAGGGCGTCACCTCCTGCGAGTCGGTACTCGCGCTGGCCTTGAGTTACGACGTCGAGATGCCGCTGACCGACGCTGTGCACCGGGTCTGCCACAAGGGCCTTTCCGTCGACGAGGCGATGGCCCTGTTGCTGGGCCGCAGGACCAAGCCCGAGTGA
- a CDS encoding thiamine-phosphate kinase, giving the protein MDDDFSAQPPTLRQVGEFGVIDRLVRGRRQSAAVLLGPGDDGAVIAAGDGRAVVSTDMLVQDRHFRLDWSTPHDVGRKAIAQNAADIEAMGGRATAFVVAFGAPADTPAAQAEALVDGMWDEAGRVGAGIAGGDLVSCPQWVISVTVLGDLAGRAPVLRSGAKAGSVIAAAGELGRSAAGYWLWRKRIEGHDELRQRHLVPRPPYGQGAAAAAAGAEAMIDVSDGLIADLRHVADASGVGLDLSTAALVADRDALAPAAAAAGEDPWPWVLAGGEDHALVACFAGPVPTGWRPIGRVLDGPARVLVDGAEWAGYAGWQSFEG; this is encoded by the coding sequence GTGGACGACGACTTTTCGGCGCAGCCGCCGACGCTGCGACAGGTGGGCGAGTTCGGCGTCATCGATCGCCTGGTGCGCGGCCGCCGGCAGTCCGCGGCGGTGCTGCTCGGGCCGGGCGACGACGGCGCCGTGATCGCGGCGGGAGACGGCCGCGCCGTGGTATCGACCGACATGCTGGTGCAGGACCGGCATTTCCGGCTGGACTGGTCGACACCCCACGACGTCGGGCGCAAGGCGATCGCGCAGAACGCCGCGGACATCGAGGCCATGGGCGGGCGGGCCACGGCCTTCGTCGTCGCGTTCGGCGCGCCCGCGGACACCCCGGCCGCCCAGGCCGAGGCGTTGGTCGACGGAATGTGGGACGAGGCCGGGCGGGTCGGCGCGGGCATCGCCGGCGGTGACCTGGTCAGCTGCCCGCAGTGGGTGATCTCGGTGACGGTGCTGGGAGACCTCGCCGGCCGCGCGCCGGTGTTGCGCTCGGGCGCGAAGGCCGGCTCGGTGATCGCCGCGGCGGGCGAGCTGGGCCGCTCGGCTGCCGGATACTGGCTGTGGCGCAAGCGGATCGAGGGGCACGACGAACTACGGCAGCGGCACCTGGTGCCGCGGCCGCCGTACGGCCAGGGCGCGGCGGCCGCGGCCGCCGGCGCCGAAGCGATGATCGACGTCTCGGACGGTCTGATCGCCGACCTGCGCCATGTTGCCGACGCGTCGGGGGTCGGGCTCGACCTGTCCACCGCCGCGCTGGTCGCCGACCGCGACGCGCTCGCCCCGGCCGCGGCCGCCGCGGGCGAAGATCCCTGGCCGTGGGTGCTGGCTGGTGGTGAAGATCACGCCCTGGTGGCCTGTTTCGCGGGTCCGGTGCCGACCGGCTGGCGACCGATCGGCCGGGTACTCGACGGGCCGGCCCGGGTTCTGGTCGACGGCGCGGAGTGGGCCGGCTACGCCGGCTGGCAATCGTTCGAAGGTTAG
- a CDS encoding D-alanine--D-alanine ligase family protein, translating into MSASDRSNRVRVAVVFGGRSNEHAISCVSAGSILRNLDPERFEVVAVGITPEGAWVLTDGDPDALAITNRQLPAVTAQSGRELALPADPGRSGQLVALQPGAGEVLASVDVVFPVLHGPYGEDGTVQGLLELAGLPYVGAGVLASAAGMDKEFTKKLLAAEGLPVGPHIVLRPNRPTLHPEERERLGLPVFVKPARGGSSIGVSRVTSWDQLPAAVAAARRHDPKVIVEAAINGRELECGVLEMPDGSVEASTVGEIRVVGVRGREDSFYDFATKYLDDAAELDVPAKVDDEIADAVRQLAVLAFKAIDCQGLARVDFFLTEEGPVINEINTMPGFTTISMFPRMWAASGVDYPALLATMVETALARGVGLR; encoded by the coding sequence GTGAGTGCCAGCGACCGGTCGAACCGGGTGCGTGTCGCGGTCGTCTTCGGCGGCCGCAGCAACGAGCACGCCATCTCCTGCGTCTCCGCCGGCAGCATCCTGCGCAACCTCGACCCCGAGCGCTTCGAGGTGGTCGCGGTGGGCATCACGCCGGAAGGCGCGTGGGTGCTCACCGACGGTGACCCCGACGCGCTGGCGATCACCAACCGGCAGCTGCCCGCGGTGACGGCCCAGTCGGGAAGGGAGCTTGCACTGCCGGCCGATCCAGGGCGCAGCGGCCAGTTGGTGGCACTGCAGCCCGGTGCGGGCGAGGTTTTGGCGTCCGTCGACGTCGTCTTCCCGGTGCTGCACGGCCCGTACGGCGAGGACGGCACCGTCCAGGGACTGCTCGAACTCGCCGGTCTGCCGTACGTGGGCGCCGGGGTGCTGGCCAGCGCCGCCGGCATGGACAAGGAATTCACCAAGAAGCTGCTGGCCGCCGAGGGGCTGCCCGTCGGCCCGCACATCGTGTTGCGCCCCAACCGCCCGACGCTGCATCCCGAGGAACGTGAGCGCCTGGGCCTGCCTGTGTTCGTCAAACCCGCGCGCGGGGGCTCGTCGATCGGCGTCAGCCGGGTGACGAGCTGGGACCAGTTGCCCGCGGCGGTCGCCGCCGCCCGCCGTCACGACCCGAAGGTGATCGTCGAGGCGGCGATCAACGGTCGCGAGCTGGAGTGCGGCGTGCTCGAAATGCCCGACGGCTCCGTGGAAGCCAGCACGGTGGGCGAGATCCGGGTGGTGGGGGTGCGCGGTCGCGAGGATTCGTTCTACGACTTCGCCACGAAATATCTCGACGACGCGGCCGAATTGGACGTGCCCGCCAAGGTCGACGACGAGATCGCGGATGCCGTACGCCAATTGGCGGTCCTGGCGTTCAAGGCCATCGACTGCCAGGGGCTCGCGCGGGTCGACTTCTTCCTCACCGAGGAGGGGCCGGTGATCAACGAGATCAACACGATGCCGGGATTCACCACGATCTCGATGTTTCCGAGGATGTGGGCGGCCAGCGGCGTGGACTATCCGGCCCTCTTGGCGACCATGGTCGAAACGGCACTGGCACGGGGCGTCGGTCTGCGTTAG
- a CDS encoding DUF3515 domain-containing protein has translation MPTDPDTGSKDDAGPPRAAVLAAVALAVVAVGVILAIAAGREAPRRPVDVAAIPAPQAASPACRSLAAALPQRLGDYQRVPIAAPVPPGTYAWRASADVGPVVLRCGLARPGEFVVGTPIQVVDKVQWFEASAERQSAGDAGTFTWYTVDRPVYVALTLPSGSGPTPIQQLSDVIDHAMPAVPIDPAPAR, from the coding sequence GTGCCGACCGACCCCGATACCGGCTCTAAGGACGACGCGGGACCCCCCCGCGCGGCGGTCCTGGCCGCGGTCGCACTGGCCGTCGTGGCGGTCGGGGTGATCCTGGCCATCGCGGCAGGCCGCGAGGCGCCGCGGCGGCCGGTTGACGTCGCCGCCATCCCCGCGCCGCAGGCCGCCAGTCCGGCTTGCCGGTCGCTGGCCGCGGCGCTCCCGCAGCGGCTCGGGGACTACCAGCGTGTGCCGATTGCCGCGCCGGTGCCCCCGGGTACATACGCCTGGCGGGCGAGCGCGGACGTCGGGCCGGTGGTCCTGCGCTGCGGCCTCGCCCGTCCGGGCGAATTCGTCGTCGGCACGCCCATTCAGGTGGTCGACAAGGTGCAGTGGTTCGAGGCCTCGGCGGAGCGGCAATCGGCCGGTGATGCGGGCACTTTCACGTGGTACACGGTGGACCGGCCGGTATATGTGGCGCTCACGCTGCCGTCGGGGTCGGGACCGACGCCAATCCAGCAACTCTCCGACGTGATCGACCACGCCATGCCGGCGGTGCCGATCGATCCCGCCCCTGCCCGCTAA
- the cofC gene encoding 2-phospho-L-lactate guanylyltransferase, translating into MSGTRAGGAGEVALIIAVKRLAAAKTRLAPVFSPRTRESVVLAMLVDTLTAASRVRAVGSITVITPDAAAAAAAAELGAEVLDDPTPEGHNDPLNNAIGAAERSVADSFANFVVLQGDLPALQSQELAEAIGAARQHRRSFVADRLATGTSALCAFGTALDPHFGADSAARHRHSGAIELTGAWPGLRCDVDTPADLAAARQLGVGPATARTLAHH; encoded by the coding sequence ATGAGCGGCACGCGGGCCGGCGGTGCGGGCGAGGTGGCCTTGATCATCGCGGTCAAGCGGCTGGCCGCCGCCAAGACCAGGCTGGCGCCGGTCTTTTCCCCGCGGACGCGGGAAAGCGTGGTGCTCGCCATGTTGGTGGACACGCTGACCGCCGCGAGCCGCGTCAGAGCCGTGGGCTCGATCACCGTCATCACGCCGGATGCGGCCGCCGCGGCCGCGGCGGCCGAGCTCGGGGCCGAGGTGCTGGACGACCCGACGCCCGAGGGCCACAACGACCCGCTGAACAACGCGATCGGCGCGGCGGAGCGTTCGGTCGCCGATTCCTTTGCGAATTTCGTTGTGCTGCAAGGAGATCTGCCCGCTCTGCAGAGTCAGGAGCTGGCCGAGGCGATCGGGGCGGCGCGCCAGCACCGGCGGAGTTTCGTCGCTGACCGGCTGGCGACGGGCACCTCGGCGCTGTGCGCGTTCGGAACGGCGCTCGATCCGCACTTTGGAGCGGATTCAGCGGCGCGGCACCGTCATTCGGGGGCAATCGAGCTGACCGGCGCGTGGCCGGGGCTGCGCTGCGATGTCGACACCCCCGCCGACTTGGCGGCCGCCCGCCAGCTCGGAGTGGGCCCGGCGACAGCACGGACCCTCGCGCATCACTAG